Proteins from a single region of Segatella copri:
- the rpoN gene encoding RNA polymerase factor sigma-54 — translation MAQKLIQTQAQKLQQLQRLSAQQMLQVKLLEMPLTELEDSINAELDDNPALESENPDDMLNEDVANDDLPADDEYDNSNDEDAYEAESEKEERKDELDQALESIGKDDQMPDYNTDRYNNQDSADYEEMVYGDTTSFYDKLKEQMDMQPLSDKEKEVMEYLIGSLDDDGLLRKDLDSICDELAIYHNIDVTEKDIEHVLHILQTFDPAGVGGRSLQECLLLQVKRLPRGVLRKTMEEVFTDYFDEFTKKHWDKIKAGLELNDTQVETLQAEIRKLNPKPGASMGETEGRNMQQITPDFIIDTNDDGTITFSLNRGNIPQLTVSPSFTDMIDTYRKHKDKMSRSDKEALLYAKEKVDKAQGFIEAIKQRRHTLIVTMKAIIDIQRQFFLDGDEADLKPMILKDVADRTGLDISTISRVSNVKYAQTKWGTFPLKFFFTDSYTTEDGEEMSTRKIKIALHDIIEKEDKKKPISDDALAKLLKEKGFPIARRTVAKYREQLGIPVARLRK, via the coding sequence ATGGCTCAAAAACTCATACAGACACAGGCACAGAAGTTACAGCAACTTCAAAGACTTTCAGCCCAGCAAATGCTGCAGGTGAAACTGTTGGAAATGCCGCTCACGGAACTGGAAGACAGTATCAATGCAGAACTGGACGATAATCCCGCTCTGGAAAGCGAGAACCCAGACGATATGCTCAACGAGGATGTCGCCAATGATGATTTGCCCGCAGATGATGAGTACGACAACAGCAACGATGAGGATGCCTACGAGGCTGAATCTGAAAAAGAAGAAAGAAAAGACGAACTGGACCAGGCACTGGAAAGCATCGGAAAAGACGACCAGATGCCTGACTACAATACAGACAGATACAACAATCAGGACAGCGCTGACTACGAAGAAATGGTTTACGGCGACACCACCTCTTTCTATGATAAGCTGAAGGAACAGATGGACATGCAGCCGCTCAGCGACAAGGAGAAGGAAGTAATGGAATATCTCATAGGTTCACTGGATGACGACGGACTGCTCCGCAAGGACCTGGACAGCATCTGCGATGAACTCGCTATCTATCACAACATCGATGTTACGGAAAAAGACATCGAGCACGTGCTCCACATTCTACAGACCTTCGACCCAGCCGGTGTAGGAGGAAGAAGTCTGCAGGAATGCCTCCTGCTGCAGGTTAAGAGACTGCCGAGAGGTGTGCTCCGCAAGACGATGGAAGAGGTGTTTACCGACTATTTTGACGAGTTTACCAAGAAACATTGGGACAAGATCAAGGCAGGACTGGAACTGAACGATACACAGGTAGAAACCCTGCAGGCAGAAATCAGAAAGCTGAACCCGAAACCGGGCGCATCGATGGGCGAAACAGAGGGAAGAAACATGCAGCAGATTACCCCCGACTTCATCATCGACACCAATGACGACGGAACGATTACATTCTCGCTGAACCGTGGCAACATTCCGCAACTGACGGTTTCGCCATCATTCACCGACATGATTGACACCTACAGAAAGCATAAAGACAAGATGAGCCGGAGCGACAAGGAAGCCCTGCTCTACGCCAAAGAAAAGGTGGACAAGGCACAGGGATTCATCGAAGCCATCAAGCAGAGAAGACATACCCTCATCGTCACCATGAAGGCAATTATCGACATACAGCGGCAGTTCTTCCTGGATGGAGACGAGGCTGACCTGAAACCGATGATCCTGAAGGATGTAGCAGACCGCACGGGACTGGACATCAGTACCATCTCGAGAGTGAGCAACGTGAAGTATGCCCAGACTAAATGGGGCACCTTCCCGCTGAAGTTCTTCTTCACAGACAGCTACACCACTGAAGACGGCGAAGAGATGTCTACCCGCAAAATCAAGATTGCCCTGCACGACATCATCGAGAAAGAAGACAAGAAAAAGCCGATCAGCGATGATGCACTCGCCAAACTGCTGAAGGAGAAGGGATTCCCTATCGCACGACGTACGGTGGCAAAATATAGGGAGCAACTGGGCATACCGGTGGCACGACTCAGAAAATAA